In one window of Protaetiibacter larvae DNA:
- the mqo gene encoding malate dehydrogenase (quinone) yields MSCVSEPVDVVLIGGGVMSATLGSLLQQLEPDWSITILEALPEVAQESSNPWNNAGTGHSALCELNYTPERGGAIDITQAVKVNEQFQVSRQYWSYLVSTGLLPEPTRFINPVPHLSFVWGADNVEYLRKRYEALKDHPLFPGLEFTEDARVIRSWAPLLIPGRKKSQPIAATRIVGGSDVDFGALTANLVDGLVERGATLRTERKVTGLKRLKDGTWRVSGRHVVGGTPFELTARFVFVGAGGAALNLLQRSGIKEIRGYGGFPISGQFLRTDDPAIVARHQGKVYGKASVGAPPMSVPHLDTRVVDGQVSLLFGPYAGFTPKFLKSGSWWDLFGSIRWHNLGTMIAAGVKNLDLVWYLVTELLATARKRHAVLQQFAPTTKQGDWYRITAGQRVQIMKRGADGKAVIQFGTEVVSGGEGTIAGLLGASPGASTAVPIMLDVLASCFPDRIEGWKPALTRMIPSYGTKLSDAPKKAAKELKDTAATLGLAV; encoded by the coding sequence ATGTCATGCGTGTCTGAACCCGTCGACGTCGTCCTCATCGGCGGCGGAGTGATGAGTGCGACCCTCGGTTCGCTGCTGCAGCAGCTGGAGCCTGACTGGTCGATCACCATCCTCGAAGCCCTGCCCGAGGTCGCCCAGGAGAGCTCCAACCCGTGGAACAACGCGGGCACCGGCCACTCGGCGCTGTGCGAGCTCAACTACACGCCCGAGAGGGGCGGCGCGATCGACATCACGCAGGCGGTGAAGGTCAACGAGCAGTTCCAGGTGTCGCGCCAGTACTGGTCGTACCTCGTGTCGACGGGCCTGCTGCCCGAGCCGACGAGGTTCATCAACCCGGTTCCGCACCTCAGCTTCGTGTGGGGGGCCGACAACGTCGAGTACCTGCGCAAGCGCTACGAGGCGCTCAAGGACCACCCGCTGTTCCCGGGCCTCGAGTTCACCGAGGACGCCCGCGTCATCCGCTCCTGGGCGCCGCTGCTCATCCCGGGCCGCAAGAAGAGCCAGCCGATCGCCGCGACCCGCATCGTGGGCGGATCGGATGTGGACTTCGGCGCCCTCACGGCGAACCTCGTCGACGGGCTGGTCGAGCGCGGTGCGACCCTCCGCACCGAACGCAAGGTGACCGGCCTCAAGCGTCTGAAGGACGGCACCTGGCGCGTGTCCGGTCGGCACGTGGTCGGCGGCACCCCGTTCGAGCTGACCGCCCGCTTCGTGTTCGTGGGCGCGGGCGGCGCCGCCCTCAACCTGCTGCAGCGCTCCGGCATCAAGGAGATCCGCGGCTACGGCGGCTTCCCGATCAGCGGGCAGTTCCTGCGCACCGACGACCCGGCGATCGTCGCCCGGCATCAGGGCAAGGTGTACGGCAAGGCCTCGGTGGGCGCCCCGCCCATGTCGGTCCCGCATCTCGACACCCGCGTCGTCGACGGGCAGGTGAGTCTGCTGTTCGGACCGTACGCCGGATTCACCCCCAAGTTCCTGAAGTCGGGCTCCTGGTGGGATCTGTTCGGGTCCATCCGCTGGCACAACCTCGGAACGATGATCGCGGCGGGGGTCAAGAACCTCGATCTCGTCTGGTACCTCGTGACCGAGCTGCTGGCCACCGCGCGGAAGCGGCACGCGGTGCTGCAGCAGTTCGCGCCGACCACGAAGCAGGGTGACTGGTACCGCATCACCGCCGGCCAGCGCGTGCAGATCATGAAGCGGGGTGCGGACGGCAAGGCCGTCATCCAGTTCGGCACCGAGGTGGTGTCGGGCGGCGAGGGCACGATCGCGGGCCTGCTCGGTGCCTCCCCGGGTGCCTCCACGGCGGTGCCGATCATGCTCGACGTGCTGGCGAGCTGCTTCCCGGATCGCATCGAGGGATGGAAGCCGGCGCTCACCCGGATGATCCCCTCCTACGGCACGAAGCTCTCCGACGCCCCGAAGAAGGCGGCGAAGGAGCTCAAGGACACCGCGGCGACCCTCGGTCTCGCGGTCTGA